Genomic segment of Gemmatimonadaceae bacterium:
AGTCCTCGGTGTTGGTGATGTCGACGGCGCGCGCGAACGCCGGAGTCGGATGGGGGGTGCTCGGATACTCCTCGATTGTGCCGAGTATTCCTCCGAACTCCTTGCGGAACTCGCCGAGGAGCGGATCGTCGGGCATCATTACGACAGTCGGGTTGGGATGGAGCACCCCGGTGGCATTCAGGAACGGCGGAGCTGCGACGGGCGCCGTCGGGTGTGAGGCGCTGCGAAGGTCGAGGCCTATGCTCTTGATGATTGTGCCGTCGAAGTAGTCCGGCATGCTGAGCAGTCTCTTGTAAATCGGCCGGAACACGTACTCCGAGCTGTCGGGCGCCATGAAGCGCAGGTTATTGGACTGCTTGCCGCCTCCCATCTTGGTTGGCTTAATGCCACCGGCAAATCGTCGCAGATCCAGAACCGGTACGCTGATAGGCGTTTCCCAGAGATCGCGGTAGTTGTCGCCGAGAAGCGCGCGGTGGAGGCCGCCGGCTTCGTACGCCGTGCTCGCCGCGACGACTGTGTCCTTGATGGCTGGCGGCGAGGAGGTCGCTTGCGACAGCGCGCTCGTCGGCGAGTATATGCTCAGAAGAAGGCCGATTGCTATGGTAAGGCGGACGTTCAGGATCATGGGCGCCAGCGATAAAGTGTGATAGAGGCGGGTGAGTTCGACGCTTCGTCGCTAACGATGAGGAGGTTGTCGCTCGTGATGGCGACGCCCTCCGGCTGCGGGTGTTTGCCGGGCAGCTCTTCGGAGCGCTCGACCTGGCCCGCGGGAGTGATCTCGATCAGTGCCTTTTCCTGGGATGAGATGAGAACGTAGTTGCCCGTTGCAGGATCGATCGTGATATCGGACGGATGCACGCCTTTCCAGCCGTTTGATCCGACGGCTTCGGACATCGGAATGCTGAGCATGGTGAGCCTTGCCGAATCCGGTCCCTGAAGCCGCCACCGATAGATCACCAGCTGGTCGCGCGGCAGCTTCTTGGTAGTGCGCTTGCACGGCATGACCAGCCACGCGCTGTCGCGCTGGAACGCGACGCCTTCGAACTCGCACTCCTTGCCCAGCCGCGTGTCGATCGTAGAGTAGCGAACTGCGGCATCGTTCGCTCCCTCCCTGAATTGATAAAGCGTGCCGTTGCTGGTGATCATGTAAATGTCGCTGCCGGCAAAGGTTATTCCCTCGAAGTCACCGGCAAGGCCGCTGCCGATTGTGAACTTTTTGAGAACTACGCCAGTCTTGGGGTTCAGCACAGTGACCCTGGCAAGCTCATCCCCATGCGCAAACAGCCTGCCGTCAGGTGTCAGCGCGATTCCCGAAATCTCCTGAAGCTCGGGTGGCATACTCC
This window contains:
- a CDS encoding SdiA-regulated domain-containing protein, encoding MRAARLLGLVLGAVAAASGCRESAQASAAQIKAAEREREQLLERRLAQADSTPGKMTPVAMWSMPPELQEISGIALTPDGRLFAHGDELARVTVLNPKTGVVLKKFTIGSGLAGDFEGITFAGSDIYMITSNGTLYQFREGANDAAVRYSTIDTRLGKECEFEGVAFQRDSAWLVMPCKRTTKKLPRDQLVIYRWRLQGPDSARLTMLSIPMSEAVGSNGWKGVHPSDITIDPATGNYVLISSQEKALIEITPAGQVERSEELPGKHPQPEGVAITSDNLLIVSDEASNSPASITLYRWRP